In Spirosoma sp. KUDC1026, the sequence TTCGGATACGACTTTAACGCCAATGCGTTTAGACGCGGCATAGCCCAGCACCTGCGCCGTAATGAGCCAGATTTTGTAGCTGATCCCCGCAAAGGCAACACCCTCGAACGTAACGGCCGTAATACCCTTACGGAAGGCATACATGCAGGCATAGGTGCAGAAGGCCGCTATGGCGCCAAACAGAACAAAGACAGTCGGGTGTCGGAGGAAGCGCATCCAGTTACGTTGATAAGCAAGCACAAATTGCCACAAACTACAATCTACTCGCTAGAAACACCAGTCTTGCGCGTTTCTTCGCGTCAATTTGGCCAGATAATACGCTAAGTCAGGCGTAGGTAAACCGGGGATTTTGGCCTGCTCGTCCCAGACGCGCATTTGCAGAATTCCTTTCATGTAGGGAGTTGCTTCAAAATCTGCCGCTTCCTCAGCGGTCATCGGTCCACCCTGAAATTCCAGGGTTTTCAGGCTCGCTTCGGACAGACGCGCAAAGTAATTCGGGTTTTTGAACGTCAGATACCGCTTGGCGTTGACGTGGTGTTCAATAAGCTGCGCAGTCTTCTCCGAGAAACCCAGTCCCCGCAGGTAGTCAGCGCCCAATCGCTCGTGGTCGATGGTGCCGTACCCGTCCATGTATCCATTATCGGCGGGTAACAGATGACCAATGTCATGCAGCAGAGC encodes:
- a CDS encoding HD domain-containing protein is translated as MNQPVTQQIIALFAQSGDEAYFGEPVTQLEHALQCAQLAEQSGSDTDTILAALLHDIGHLLPADNGYMDGYGTIDHERLGADYLRGLGFSEKTAQLIEHHVNAKRYLTFKNPNYFARLSEASLKTLEFQGGPMTAEEAADFEATPYMKGILQMRVWDEQAKIPGLPTPDLAYYLAKLTRRNAQDWCF